The genomic DNA CTACCAAAGCTACTGGCTGAAAGTTTTTTTGTAAGTATGTCAACCTTGTTTTGTGATATTGGTAACTGGAATATTAACTCGTCTTGTCATTTAGATACGTGTAATGGTGAAATTGGAATCCGATTTgctgtcatttgtttttgtccataaGTTCATTGTGGTTAAACAGTACAGTATTCGGATTACAGAATACATTTGTAGGTATCGTCTTTTCAGTTGATATTTATATACCTATTATGTGACCTCTACATTTGTACTTGTTATTTACTACGTAGTAAGTTATTAGCAGTcaaaggctaaaaatagatcatCTCCAATACAGGTGACGTGTAATGTGGTTTTTCCCAATTTAATACTTTTCGCTTTGTCGAGGAGTATGGTACAAACATAGATAATCACATCTTTGCATTTTTGAGTCTAAAACGAGGGATAATTTTTTAGAGTGTAATGTTATAAAGGCATCGTTCATTCTTCTTTTGTGGgtatgttgtttttaatttctgtaaatTGTGTGATTCTAGATTACTTCAatcaaatccttttttttttaaagaaaaattaaaatcaaaatgtaaatacagcATTGTTTATCAAGACAACATTCTTGTTCCTGTGTATAAttgatttgtttacaattttatttttgataaacagaagaaaaaaaaacattcccGACAACAAATACATTCTTTACGGATTTATCATGTTCATACGAGAAAATTAATGCGCTCATAAACTATATCATCCTTTACACACCTTCCAGTTCGATTAATACAACCATGTTTTTTTTACGCTAGGATAAACACAGATAAAtcttttagatttatttaaacaataaacgATTGACAATTTATAAATCAAGTAGTAGCATGTCCAACGCAAGTGCACTTTCGTTATAGAGTTGTATTTCCTACATTAATGGACAAAAAGTACCGAGGCCTCAATAtgatattatgttattttctgAGGCACACCTCAAACAAAGTCATATGTTATTTATCAGACTATACACAATCAATATGTCAACACaagttttaaaaacacaaaGAGACAAATCGTAAAATAAGTATGGATAGAAACCAGAATGTGTGTATTTGCTgcatttttcaccaaaaaaaaaacaaaaaaaaaggatttgctATGAAGAGTTCGACAATCTAATACTATTCTGGTTAAAATTGAGTGTGTCGatttgttttggtttcaaagaaTGCTCGATTTGTCTCCCCTATCCCATCATGAAATAATAGGAAGTTAGTTAAAAAATAGCGTTATGtcatttctaatatttatattttattgattgaatgATCGACCATTACTGTTTATAATTGTTGCCACTTTACGCAATACTGACTCAACCGTGACAGTCACATTTTTGTGTAAAGGGTGTCATACTACGAGGAACACCCCACCGTAAGTATGCATTGAACACAAACTGACAATCAAACTTAACTAAGATCGGAATTGAATGCACCTGTCCTCAATGGTGTTCAAATAACATCCTCTGTATTGACATGCTAGTTCTCGCTGTCGACGATAagtgaaattacaaaatgtCGAAttccaaagaaaattcaaaattgaaagcaCATTATCAtgataatcaaatggcaaaatcttaAGCGCAAACACCAATGGAATACAtcagtcatattcctgacttgatataTGCATTTCCTTTTACAGAAAAGGATGAATtcaacctggttctatagctaGCTCACccctcatttgtatgacagttaCATAGAATTCCACTATGTTTTCGACAATGTAGCACACTAACACAATAGCGGGATGTATGAATATCATGCCACGCCAAATGGATATTACCAAATTAACAACGAGACACTcatttattatttgtgaagtaAATTAGGAATATTTTTAACGTTGGTGATTTATCGTACTAGTATTCACATTCTCCATTCATTTAGTATTTTAGTTTTACTATCCACTTTGTAATAAGTGTCtgatatattgatattataaaacTGAGGGCTTTTCTAGACTTACTATAATTTGAAGTTTTCAGTATACCCTTTTAATCACACTAGTCAAGATTAGAAACAAAGGAGGTATCTGAAAATGATTAGGAAATTGGTTTTAACATTTTAGTATAGATTTAGTCCTGAGGAGACTTACAGCTTTTAACATATGAACTATTTATTCTCGAAAACCGTATGTTCATCTCTAGAGTGTTTAGCGTCGTTAGGAGACTGTTACATTGAAGGTAATCCTGATATCCttcaattgatatatatatatatacatatatataactcgtctaaacatcaacccaacaatgttagatctgtaaatttgctttcgcaaatttttggttcttccctcgccgggattcgaacccatgctactgtgatatcgtgacaccgaatcgcctgcactgcagccgtcccgctagaccacacgaccacctgggctctcaaaaaaagagctttcggtggccatatatatatatatatataagtctcAGTCCTTAGTTTATCTACAGTATTCATAATAAGTCAACTCTTGTATTATAATTTCGCTCTTGGCTGTTGTCTTTTTCCTTTGATTTCAATATTGGCAGGTTTCCTGCCGAGAGTCAGTGGTTCTCTCCGGGCCTTCAGGGGTCTACTACGAATACAAGCTGGTCAACATGATGGAGCCACGAGTGCTGAAAGTAGTGTCATCTccaacaataaaacaatcatttggACGAAATCAAATACTTTGTGACTATGTCTTAAAAGAACCTTCATCATGattctacaaaaataaagttaCGATCTATTTCCTTATCCttgtaatggtttttttttcagaagataTCCCGTTAATATGTTAAAGAGAAATATGCAGAGTGCCTATGTATATCTCCAGAGAAAGCTACAGTACTTTTACAAAACGTTAGAAGAACACTGCAAACAAGTGCCAAACGATGCAAGACAGCTCCGATACTGCAGATACATTACTAAATTTGCCTCTCATTTCGGGAAAGAGTGGTGTATGGTGGTGGGAAGCACGGTCGAAGGAACCAGACTGCGGTCAAACATAAATGAAGGAGACTTCGATTATCTAATCATTTCAGGAATATCAATACCCGTAGATGCTTTGGAACACAGAGATGATCTACCTTGCTTTGTTCATGTCAGAGGTGACAAaattcaacattcattttctCACAGTTTGGTAGACGGGAAATACCTGAACAGTCGTATTCTAAAGGAAGTTGACGGTGAAGCCTTTAAAATTATGAGGGGTCTGTTCCAGGTCTTTACAATGCCATTTGATTCTTCTTCTCATGATGTTGACTTAAATCGGGAGGCTAAACCTGGCATGTGTAAGGAACACTACGTTGGCTTCCAGTTGGTTGATAAAGATGCCGATAATTTATACATGAGACAACCGGAAACAGACATGAAGGCTACGAATAATTATTTTCAATCGGTAATGGCCTCAAGTGATTTATCTCCCAGTATGAAATCTCTTCTAACCAATATACTTGGTATTCTTGCTGAAACATATCCAAATGACGATTCTAGTACTGCGATTGGTCAAACATTTGGTGGGTTGATCGAAGCAGCCACCTCTAATTCTGCAATCGCCAAATCGACATCTGCTCAACCGAAAAGAAGCAAACAGAGTATAAGGAAAAACGACAAACATTACATGGAAGATTCATCTGGCAAAAAAGTATTCCGAGTTAAATTCAACTACAAGTCAAGCAAAGATTTTATTGCTGCATTTCCTCTTGAGGGTAAACTGGAATGTCTTGAAGAATGGAGAGTTCGGATACTGACCAGCAACAACATATTGTGGCCAAGCCCAGAAACAGTCGAACGGATATGTCAGTCGGAGGTGTACGTTGTAGCTAAGCCGGCAATTGTAAACCCTTCTGCTGATATCGATTTTTGTCTAGGCTTCAATCAGGCGGAACTTATCTTAGCCTCTAGTCTTAGTTCTGACCAAAAACTATGTGTTCTACTTTTAAAAGCCCTCCAAAAAGGTTACCTTAAACGTTATTCGTCAGTTCTTACCACTTTTCACtggaaaactgcattttactacCAATGTGGACAAATCGATCCTGCTCTCTTTGACCGCCATTCAACAATATTATTAGCCCTTGAAAGTGTGTTGTCCTACATGATAGAGTGCTTGGAGAAAAGGTATCTCAAGCACTATTTCCTAGAGAGCAATTTAATAGCTCATATTACTGAGAAAGAAGCCAATGAAATCCGAcagaatattaaagaaattattgAAGATCCAGAAGCGACTCTCCAAGTGTATTTCGATATGAATAAAGAATGTGAAAGGTCAAAACAGGAAGaagaaatatctttaaaagaaATGGAAGAAATAAGGAAACGAAGAAATGATccttcaaataaaaaacaagcTGACAATATAATTAGCATGATGACAGATTTACAGAAAGTGGAAACCAGCAAAGGTTCTAAACTCACACAAGCTATTGTGGATACGTTATATATGGTTATTGAGGAGGAAACAGATCTTCCATTTATTAGACCTAATACCCCACAGGAGCACTATAGCACGGACGATCTCTTGGCACATGGCTCTAGATATTTAACAACAAACTTTCGCTCACAGAAAGAGAAGAAAAAGGCAGCAGAAGAATTAACGGCAAAGGCTATTGCTACAGTCCTTTCTAAATTTAGTTCTAAGTGACTGTGATCTTTGGTTAGTATGTTTCAGCTATCAAATATACTGTTTCGTTATAAAAACTAATTGAGGATTAACATTCAAGGAGGAAGCAATATGTAGTTGTTCGACTCATccattttcaaagttttaattaaTTAGTCAACTAACCTTTATAATGTTGACTCTGTGATGTATCGCAACATTACAAGCATACATTTCCCCTTGTTTTCAGATTTTGATAAACGAGTGTATGATTGTGAAGTGAGTGTATAAATCTTATCTAGTGAATGTAGTGATCTTAACAAATAAGCAAAGACACCTAATTAAATGAGTGCTGAAAGTTTGTTAAGTGAGTGCACACCGTGTTAATTTTTTCTTATTGGGTGTAGGGACATTGTTAGGTGAGTGGACGTATCTTATTAAGAGAATGTAGGGATTTTGTTCATTGACTATAAGGATTTTGTAAAAGTGTGTGCACTCTGCGTATGAATCTTGTCAAATGAGtgatagaaattttgttaattaattttatcGATCTTGctgtaaattattttacaattatgtATGAGATTTTGAAAGAGAATTTAAAGGgtacatttattacattttatactgcaatcagctattttactgtacagataaagctatacgtataaacgttagctttatacgtcaatgaccccaattgacctataagccccgcctccttattgtatttcatcaacaacatcacgtcacgaccatgacaacgtaaagtaacaatggtcaaacttttttgaatttaaacttttatgtcttcaaattggttatttatatatcatgtttatcaaatgctattaattaagttcattttccctttctaattccttaataCGCCAATGTCTTACCACCTGGACTACgctcatagggaaataccccaaaatggtaccccaagagggaaattccaaacactttttttaacaatttttgttacatgtttttttcatttttcattttttttttcgatttcagtataaagacaatatacgtatagtgtcttgaaatatgaaatttatttgtattcggcacgaaacgggaaaatgctcggtagaacctcgcattttcccgtttctaagcctcatacaaataaatttcatatttcaagacactatacgtatattgtctaaatAATAGAACCACTGGGTTACGCTTAATTTAATTAATCATCTAATACATAGGGCATTAAACGTTAGGCATTCATTTAATATATACCATTGATATTacttatatattgatattatacttttttattgtagcttttctatgttaatttattaaaatatttcagtttattttatattgatatcttatatgaattatttcaaataaccgtatctttttatcatatcaagctttttatatgttaaacaaCATCTGAAGGATTGTTTTTCgatatgttgttttgttcggtTGGCCTGAAGTGGCAATTTCGAAGGAAAATGGTTTGTGGTGAAATACTGTTTTTGtggatttcttttcttttaagaaccaaata from Mytilus trossulus isolate FHL-02 chromosome 8, PNRI_Mtr1.1.1.hap1, whole genome shotgun sequence includes the following:
- the LOC134728185 gene encoding uncharacterized protein LOC134728185; translation: MLKRNMQSAYVYLQRKLQYFYKTLEEHCKQVPNDARQLRYCRYITKFASHFGKEWCMVVGSTVEGTRLRSNINEGDFDYLIISGISIPVDALEHRDDLPCFVHVRGDKIQHSFSHSLVDGKYLNSRILKEVDGEAFKIMRGLFQVFTMPFDSSSHDVDLNREAKPGMCKEHYVGFQLVDKDADNLYMRQPETDMKATNNYFQSVMASSDLSPSMKSLLTNILGILAETYPNDDSSTAIGQTFGGLIEAATSNSAIAKSTSAQPKRSKQSIRKNDKHYMEDSSGKKVFRVKFNYKSSKDFIAAFPLEGKLECLEEWRVRILTSNNILWPSPETVERICQSEVYVVAKPAIVNPSADIDFCLGFNQAELILASSLSSDQKLCVLLLKALQKGYLKRYSSVLTTFHWKTAFYYQCGQIDPALFDRHSTILLALESVLSYMIECLEKRYLKHYFLESNLIAHITEKEANEIRQNIKEIIEDPEATLQVYFDMNKECERSKQEEEISLKEMEEIRKRRNDPSNKKQADNIISMMTDLQKVETSKGSKLTQAIVDTLYMVIEEETDLPFIRPNTPQEHYSTDDLLAHGSRYLTTNFRSQKEKKKAAEELTAKAIATVLSKFSSK